In the genome of Burkholderiales bacterium, the window GAAGTTTTCTTCGCGGCAGCTACTGCGAGTTTCTCAACTGGGGCCGATTTAGTCACCGTATCACCCGACGGTCGACCGGCCCGCCATCACGGCGCGGATTCGATTTCAAACGAAGGCCGTATCGGTATTTTGCTGCTAACCAAGGAGGATTGAAGCCCATCGATCTTGCCGTTTATATAAAATAGTGTATAACTGGTATAGCGTCCGCAAGCCCATTCGATTCGTCGCAAACTCGTTGGAGGAATTGCAAGAGTTTCCGCAGGATGCGCGCCGTGCAGCCGGATATCAGCTCGATCGCATCCAGCGTCGCAGCGAACCTGAAGGCTGGAAACCGCTTGCTACGATTGGTCCGGGCGTCGGCGAATTGCGGATCCGGGCTTTTTCGGGAGCATTTCGCGTCATTTATGTGGCCCGTTTCGAAGAGGCGGTTTACGTGCTGCATTGCTTCCAAAAGACCACGCGCAAAACGGCGCAACCGGACTTGAAAACCGCGCGTTCGCGTTATCGCTTTGTCGTCAGGAGCCGCTTGTGAAGATCCGTGAGTTCAAGAATATCTGGGACGCGATCGAGCATGACCCGAATGTCACGGCCAGTCTATCCGCTCGCTCCGACCTGATGATCGCAATAACGGCAATGATTCGCCAGCGTGGACTGACCCAATCCGAAGCGGCGAAACTGCTCCGCGTCACGCAGCCACGAGTCTCGAACCTTATGCGGGGCCGGATCGATCGTTTTTCGCTCGATGGGCTGATCGATATGGCCGTTACTATCGGGCTCACCCCGCGCATCAGTTTCGAGCGTCGAAGGGAGAGCCGCAGGCCGAAGCGCGCGACCAAGAAGCCTATCGCAGCGTCG includes:
- a CDS encoding type II toxin-antitoxin system RelE/ParE family toxin, which encodes MYNWYSVRKPIRFVANSLEELQEFPQDARRAAGYQLDRIQRRSEPEGWKPLATIGPGVGELRIRAFSGAFRVIYVARFEEAVYVLHCFQKTTRKTAQPDLKTARSRYRFVVRSRL
- a CDS encoding XRE family transcriptional regulator: MIAITAMIRQRGLTQSEAAKLLRVTQPRVSNLMRGRIDRFSLDGLIDMAVTIGLTPRISFERRRESRRPKRATKKPIAASPTI